CAGAAGATTGCTACAACTGCACCGTTGTACTTTTCGTTGATGAAGTTCTTTACATCGTCTGACTTGAGAGCCTTTATAAGAGCCTGAATCTTGGGGAGGTTTTCGTTACCGCTCTTTACAGCTACAATGTTTGCGTAGGTCTGAGCCGCATCGCCGGAAGCGTCTTCAACTGCGAGAGCCTTGCTTATGTCAAGACCTGCGGCAAGAGCATAGTTGCCGTTGATAACTGCTAAAGAACCTGCGTCGCTGTTTGCAAACTGAGCGGCAACCGTATCAGCCTGTACCGTTGTTATCTTGTAGCCGTGGTCATCCTTTATGTCAAGCGTTGTAACGCCGTCCTTGGCATTTGCCCCCTCGGGAAGCTCGATAAGACCTTCCTGCTGTAAGAGAAGAAGCGCTCTTGTTTCGTTGCTGTCATCGGCAGGGATTATAATCGATGCGCCTTCCTTGACATCTGCCGGCTTTTCAACGCCGTTGCCGTAAAGACCGAACGGCTCATAGTGAATGAGTGCGGCGGGAACTATGTCTGTTCCGTTCTTCTCGTTGTAGTTGTTGAGGTAGGGTGTGTGCTGGTGGTAGTTTGCGTCAAGCTCTCCGCTTGCAACTGCGTTGTTGGGCAGTACATAATCATCGTAAATGGTAATCTGAAGATCGTAGCCTTCCTTAGCAAGCTTGTCCTTTACAAATTCGAGTATCTCGCCGTGAGGTGTAGCTGTTGCACCGATTTTGATAACGTTGTCTGTGTCTGCCGAACTTTCTGCGGCGCTTGATGCTGCAGAAGATGTATCTGCCGAAGAAGCATCGTTTGATGAAGCTGTCGAGCTTGTGCCGTTTGAACTGCACGCTGTGAGCGTTACACCTGCAAGAGCCGCTGTAAGTATTAATGATAAAATCTTTTTCATGTCAATTCTCCGTTTCTGCGGTTTTACCGCCTGTCAATGTTGTATTTTGTTTATCGTTTATCTTTCTTTGTTCTGCACCGTTAGTTTACGGGTTTTATCTCTTTATATACAACATCGGCACATTCGTCCGAAACGGAAATTCTGTCGCAACAGCTTTATGAAAAGCAGTGACATATTATATCTCTCCTTACTTGTTTATACGTTTGTCTGCCTTGCGTGCTATCAGCATACCAAACTCCTGAATAAGCTGTACTATGATAACCGTGAGCAGAACGCATATCCACACAATATCGTTATTGAAACGCTGATAACCGAATGAGATAGCTATCATACCAAGTCCGCCGCCGCCGATCGTTCCTGCCATTGCCGAGTAGCCGAGAATGGTTACAAGGGAAATGACTGCGCCGACCATGAGTGCGGGCTTTGCTTCGGGGATAAGCACCTTGTATATTATCTTGAGTGTTGAACTGCCCATTGCCTGAGCCGCTTCAATAACGCCTTTGTCAACCTCTTTGAAAGAGGATTCTGTCATTCTTGCCACATAAGGTATAGCCGCTATAACGAGCATTACTATCATCGCCTTATTGCCAAGACTTGTTCCGACAATAAACTTTGCCGCCGGTAAGCAGGCAACCATCAGAATGATGAACGGGATACTGCGGAAAATATTAACTAAAATACCGATTATTTTGTTGAGCCACGGGATAGGGTGGATTCCGTCCTTATCGGTCACTGTAAGCAGTACGCCTATCGGAAGTCCGAAAACGTAAGCTACGAATGACGAGATGAACGTTAAGTATATCGTTTCCCATATACCCTGTAAAAGTACGCCTTTATCCCACAGCTGTATAAGATCGCCTGACACTTTTCTTCCCCCTTACACCTGTGAATAGGTAACGCTATTGGCTTTAAGATATGCTGTTATTTTTTCTGCCGATGTATCATCATCGGGCAGCTGTACCAGAATCTGACCGTATGCCTTGCCGTCAATGTCCTTTGTATCTGCGTGAAGAATATTGACGGGAGTGTTGCATTTTAATATCATATCGGATAACAGCGACTTTGAAGAATTTTCGCCGTTGTAGATAATCCTTATCTTCTTTCCGTGTTCGCTTGTTACCGGAAGCTCGCCCTGCGGCATTATGAGCTTTTTTGCTATATCAGACTTCGGATTTGCGAATACCGTTCTTACATCGCCTATCTCTGCGACCGTGCTGTTATCAAGCACTGCGACCCTGTCGCATATACTGTCTATTACCTTCATCTCGTGAGTTATCACTATTATGGTAACTCCGAGTGTGCGGTTGATTTTCTTAAGAAGCTCAAGCACCGACCTTGTTGTGTCGGGGTCAAGTGCGCTTGTTGCCTCGTCGCACAGAAGATAGTGCGTTTTTGCGGCGAGCGCTCTTGCTATTGCTACTCTCTGCTTCTGTCCTCCCGAAAGCTGTGACGGATACGCCTTCGCTTTATCGGAAAGTCCTACAAGCTCGAGCAGGCTTTCGGCTCTTTTTACGGCGTCTGCCTTTTTCATACCTGCGATTTCAAGCGGATAGCAGATGTTCTTTATTACGTTTCGCTGTGCGAGAAGATTAAAGCCCTGAAACACCATTCCGATGTTTTGTCTTGTTTTAAGAAGCTCTTTTGTTTTGAGGCTTCCAAGCTCCTTGCCGTCTATTATTACCTGTCCCGAGGTCGGGCGCTCAAGGTAATTTATACAGCGGACGAGTGTGCTTTTGCCGGCTCCCGAAAGTCCGATGATGCCGAATATCTCTCCGTCGTTTATTGTTATGTTGATGTCTTTTATCGCAGTAACGCTGCCTTTTGAGGTGCGGTACGTCTTTTCAAGGTTTTTAAGCTCTATCATATATCCTCCCATAAAAATAACGGACGTTTATTTTACGTCCGTGCGTTTGAACATCCGACAGGCTCAGACTTTCTTTCGGGACAGACGTATTATATTGTTTGCACACATTCGCATTTTATTGTTTGCGGTTGTCGGTTTCATCCGGTCAGCCCCTTTCGTTTTCGTTGTTATGAGTATAACATACTAAACCTATGTTGTCAATAGGTTTAGCGGATTTAGCTTGTCGAAAATAATTACACAATCCTTATCGCTTTTGTAGGTTTTGTATAAACGATGCTGAAATAAATATTACGGTAATTATTGACTTTTAAGAAGAGGTGTGTTATAATTGAGTAAACTCAAGACTAAACTGTTGATTATAATGCTGAGGCTGATAAGGAGGATACAAATTGAAGGGATTACAGCCAAAGGGTATAGCAAGACGGAATAAGATGCTGCTTGCGGCTATTCAGTTATTTTTAGAGCAGGGGTATGAAAAGACGACCACTGCACAGATAGCAAGGGCGGCAGGAATGTCACCGACTTCGTTCTTTGCGGCATTTGAAAATAAGGAAGCGTTGCTTCTGACGCTGACACAGATCATGTTTGAAAATCAGTTTGCAAAGGCGAGGGCATTTGCAAAGGATATGGAGCCGCTCATGGTGTACTGCCTTGAAACGTCATTGCAGATATATATAACCGAGCTGTCCGAGCCGCTGAGGGAGATATATGTAATGGCATATACCCTGCCAAGCACTACGGAATACATTTTAAAAAGTACGGCCGTACAGATAAAGGCTATATTCTCACCGTTTATGCCGGATGCGGAGGATAAGGATTTCTACGAGATGGATATAGCGTCGGGAAGTATAATGCGTGGCTTTATGGCGAGGAAGTGTGATATGTACTTCACAGTGCAAAAGAAGATAGAGCGTTTTCTTGAGTGCTGTCTTAAGCTGTATGATGTGCCTAAGGAAAAACGTGCGAGCCTTATAGAAGCTGTACTTGCGTTTGATCTGCACTCGGTGGCAAAAAGACTTATAGATGAGATAATCGCAAAAGCGGAAACGGGGCTTGAAAAAGCAATCGAAAGTTCAATAAACGAAAAAAACGAAAACGGATAATTACGGAGGTGGGTTATGTTCAGAAAGATGAAAACAAGGAAAAGGCTGGCGGCGTTAATAACGCTTATCACGCTGTTTGCGTTTTCAAGCGTGATGACGGTTATGACGGCGGCACAGGAAGCGTCGCTTGTATCCGCAACGCTTACTACGGACAAGGAGAGTTATGAAGAAGGGGAAAACGTTAATATTGCTCTTACGGTGAAGAACGGCAATATTTACGGGATTGATAAGGTAAAGTCTGAAATCGGATTGCCGGACGGACTTACACTGAAGAAGGGCGAGCTTACCGACGGTGAATATACACTTGCGGCAGGACAGAGCAGGTCAAATGAGATAACGGCTTATATAGAGAAAGCCTCAAAACCCGGCGATACTACCGACCCTGTAAATCCCGGCAATCCCGAAACGGACGGTTCTCTGTGTCCGCTGTGGCTGACGCTGAGCATTTTATCGGGCGGTACGCTTGCGGTCCTCGGTATTAAAAAGAAGTGCGGCAAGAAGATATTGTCACTGTTCTTATGTGCTGTAATCTCGCTGACCGCATTACCGACAGATGTATTTGCAGACGAGGTCATAATGCCCAGTGCAAGCGGAAGTGTTACGGCAAGTAAGGACATAACCGTAAACGGTGCTAAAAAGACGATAACCGCAGAGGTTACATATAACGAGAATAAGCCCGCTGACGAAGAGGTCACAGTGACCTTTGATGCGGGTGACGGTACTCCGGTAGCCCCGATAACCTTAAAGAAGGGTGAAACGATAAGCAGACTTCCCGAATCATTCGGTGCGGGCAAGGCGTTTATGGGCTGGTTTACCGATACGGCATTAACAAATGAGCTGTTTACCAATACTCCGATAAACGAGGATATGACCGTATATGCCTCGTTTGTGGAATCTGCCGATGATTTCCAATCCGGCGTGAGAACCACCTACTATGTGGAGGATTGTGCGGAATATCAGCCGATCACGCTTATATGCGGCGAAGAAATAACGGCAGATAATGTATGGGAGTACATCACCTTATTTGCGTATACGGGTGATACTCCGGAAAATTTCGTTGTAACATCAAACGAGAAGGATGAATATACACTCGTTCCCGAAACCGCATACACAGCCGGCTGTATGTACCGTATGACAGCAGGCGAGGGAGTTACATTCAAGGGCCTTGACGATACAGTCAACGAGTATACATTCAAGATATACAAAGAGCAGACTAATATAATCGAGGTCAGGGACAATATCAAGTATCTCGATAAAGCCAAGCTGTTCGCTACGGATAAAACCGATGAGTATATGGTTCAGGCGGATTATTTTGAAGAAAATTCTCTTGCTGTGGGCGATGTGCTTTGCATTGACAACGGCACGAAGAATTTTACCGAAGACTGCCTGTTTGTAAAAATTACAGATACAATAAAGGACAGAAACATTTACTACATTCAGACAGCCGATTGCGAAGCGGAAGATGTTTATGACAATGTTGATGTTTATTTTGTCGAGCCTGCAAAAAACAAGTTCCTTGAGGAGCAGATCGACACCGAGGCGATAGCGGAAGAAGTAAAGAACAGCGAGGGCGTACAGCAGCTGAACCTTGTGCTTGCGGCACTGCTTGCCGAGGATGAAACCGTAAACGAGATAATGGAGGGCGAACCGCTTGTTACCGATACAGTAACCGCCACTGCTTATGCCGCTTCGGACGATGACAGATTAAAGGATTTCTCGGACTATTCACGTCCTAAAGAGGATACGCTCAAGAGCATCGCCGCAAGTCTTGCTATCGGTCTTTCCGTATCCGTAAAGGTCGGTGAAGCAGAAAATGATAACTTTACTACCGTTAATCCGGATTACTGGTCGGTCATTACATTCGAGTTGAATTATAAGACTACCATTAAGAAAAAACTCAAGGTAGATGCAACATTTACAGTAAGCGAATATCTTAATGTTTCATTCCAGGGTTATAATTCATTCGAATTCAAGTGGTTTGAGCTGCCTGAGCTTGAATTCAACTATGCGGCTAATATCTATACGCAGACGGATATTGAACTTAAAGTTCTTGTCTGCTCGGTAGGCGCAAACAGCTACAGGAATATCACGAGCGAAGTCGCAAAGATGCTCGGCAGTGACGAGAAGAACGATACCGCAGGTCTTGTAAAGGATGTCAAGGATATGCTTAACAAGAAGGGCGGAGAGATAGAAATATGCCGTATACCGTTCTTCACGGCATTTAAACCGCTGTCGCTGTTCCAGCTTAACTTTGAACTTAGCCTTGTTGTAAAGATGAATTTCGCAGGCGGTATAGGAAGTAAGTTCTCTATACTTGATGCAACGCAGGTAGGTACACACGGCAACTCAAAGGATAAAGAGTTCAGTATGTACAAAAACAAGCTTATCGAGGGCGACAGGTACAGCTTTGACCTTACGGTATTCGGATACGTCGGCGTTAAGATGGGCGTTTCCGGACAGCTTACCGTATCGTTCACAGGTCTCAGACGACTGGGCGAGGTCGGCGTTGAGGTTCAGGTAGGCGCATATCTCGATATATACGGTCTGGCAAAATATCACGTCGTCAAACCGGATCACCGATACAGTACGGTATATCGGACGCTGACGGGCGGATTCTATCTTGAAGCGGGAATTTATCTCGAAGTAAATCTTGTCGCAGAATCAAAGGTATTCAAATTGCGGCTTGAAGCACCGCTGATACCCGAAATCAAGTGGCCGCTGTTCTCAATGGGCGACAAAGACCTTGTTATATGCCTTAACGATGTGACAACTCCGATATTATTCAGCTCAAACGGCACTTACTGGGGAGAAGTCAATATTGATAATCTTCCGGCAGTGTCCGCACAGACGCTTGATATTACAACAGGCGTGATAAATTACAATGCGTCTGTACCGTGGAGCAAGCTGTCGATGAATGTTTCGGGCGAAGGCTTCAGAATGCTCTATGACAGGAGAGGAACATTTATCCGTTACGAGCAGCCATACAGTATGTCAGGCTTCTACAAGAACAGTACAGCCGAAGGTGTCGGTCAGATACACTATACAGGCACGTCACTTCAGTTCACAAAGACCGCCGACCCCGAAATGAGTCTTACAAAGTCGGTAAAGGTTATCTGGTACGATGAGTCGAGAGTTAAGGAAGAGGACGTAGGCAAGATATTCACTGTCAATTTCTACAGAGAGGTTGACGGAGTTAAAACTCTTGTTGAAACAAGAAAAGTACCTGCGGGCAGTTTTGCAGGCTCTTACAACACAAATAACGCTCCGGACAGCTGGAAGTACATTGACTGCAAGTGGAAGGATAAAGACCCGTACTTCATAACCGTTGACCACGACAACTATGAAATAGTATACACCGCAACAAGAGCGCAGACTCTTATGGAGATGGAATACTATGATGCCGTAAACAAAGAGTGGGTAGTAGAACTGTGGGCAGTGAATGCCGGCGATGTTCTTAAAGTACCCGATAACTCCAGTGACGAGTATATGAAGCTGACCTCCTGGCACGCAACATACGGAGTACCGTTCGGTTTTGAAAAGATGTATAAGTATGCCGGAAATAAGCTGAGAGCGATAGACTCCGGATGCCGCAAGGATTACTATACAAGCGGTCAGCCGACAGACAAACCGCTTTACAAGGTTACGGGCAACACCCAGAGAGCGGCTTCCGAAAACTTCTATTTCAATCATCACAGCGACTATCAGAAGGTTGCACTTCACTTCAGCGCAAATTACGACAGAGCGCTGATGAACGTTACGTACAATTACTATAATTATGCCGGCGATAAGAAGTCGACAACCGTAAAGACACCTTACGGCACAAGACCGGAATTTTTCCTTTCAAGCTGGCCTTACGGTAAGACATTCATGGGCTACACTCCCGACGGCGGTAAAACTTTATACGATAAGGATACCGTATTCAATGAGCAATTGCCTTATGTATATGAGGATACCGTATACGATGCGGTTTACGAAGCCGGAATATTCGATGTTGAGATTCAGTATTATGATGATGTTGCCCGTGAATTCAAGACATATAAGACACTGAAAATAGAGGGCGGCTCAAAGGTACCTCAGTCGGTATTTGACGAGGCTTGGAGCAAGAGCAATTGGCAGGAGGGTACAACAATTCAGTTCATCGACTGGAGCGATGTACACCTGAGTGAAGAATACGGTGATGCGTACCTCAACGAGTTTATACCCGACAAGACGCTCATTTACAAGAGTATTATACTCCGTCCGAGATTCAAACGTAATGTTACAATTAAGCTGGACGCAGGTGACGGCAGACTGATATTTGAAGAAAGCA
This window of the [Eubacterium] siraeum genome carries:
- a CDS encoding InlB B-repeat-containing protein, with protein sequence MFRKMKTRKRLAALITLITLFAFSSVMTVMTAAQEASLVSATLTTDKESYEEGENVNIALTVKNGNIYGIDKVKSEIGLPDGLTLKKGELTDGEYTLAAGQSRSNEITAYIEKASKPGDTTDPVNPGNPETDGSLCPLWLTLSILSGGTLAVLGIKKKCGKKILSLFLCAVISLTALPTDVFADEVIMPSASGSVTASKDITVNGAKKTITAEVTYNENKPADEEVTVTFDAGDGTPVAPITLKKGETISRLPESFGAGKAFMGWFTDTALTNELFTNTPINEDMTVYASFVESADDFQSGVRTTYYVEDCAEYQPITLICGEEITADNVWEYITLFAYTGDTPENFVVTSNEKDEYTLVPETAYTAGCMYRMTAGEGVTFKGLDDTVNEYTFKIYKEQTNIIEVRDNIKYLDKAKLFATDKTDEYMVQADYFEENSLAVGDVLCIDNGTKNFTEDCLFVKITDTIKDRNIYYIQTADCEAEDVYDNVDVYFVEPAKNKFLEEQIDTEAIAEEVKNSEGVQQLNLVLAALLAEDETVNEIMEGEPLVTDTVTATAYAASDDDRLKDFSDYSRPKEDTLKSIAASLAIGLSVSVKVGEAENDNFTTVNPDYWSVITFELNYKTTIKKKLKVDATFTVSEYLNVSFQGYNSFEFKWFELPELEFNYAANIYTQTDIELKVLVCSVGANSYRNITSEVAKMLGSDEKNDTAGLVKDVKDMLNKKGGEIEICRIPFFTAFKPLSLFQLNFELSLVVKMNFAGGIGSKFSILDATQVGTHGNSKDKEFSMYKNKLIEGDRYSFDLTVFGYVGVKMGVSGQLTVSFTGLRRLGEVGVEVQVGAYLDIYGLAKYHVVKPDHRYSTVYRTLTGGFYLEAGIYLEVNLVAESKVFKLRLEAPLIPEIKWPLFSMGDKDLVICLNDVTTPILFSSNGTYWGEVNIDNLPAVSAQTLDITTGVINYNASVPWSKLSMNVSGEGFRMLYDRRGTFIRYEQPYSMSGFYKNSTAEGVGQIHYTGTSLQFTKTADPEMSLTKSVKVIWYDESRVKEEDVGKIFTVNFYREVDGVKTLVETRKVPAGSFAGSYNTNNAPDSWKYIDCKWKDKDPYFITVDHDNYEIVYTATRAQTLMEMEYYDAVNKEWVVELWAVNAGDVLKVPDNSSDEYMKLTSWHATYGVPFGFEKMYKYAGNKLRAIDSGCRKDYYTSGQPTDKPLYKVTGNTQRAASENFYFNHHSDYQKVALHFSANYDRALMNVTYNYYNYAGDKKSTTVKTPYGTRPEFFLSSWPYGKTFMGYTPDGGKTLYDKDTVFNEQLPYVYEDTVYDAVYEAGIFDVEIQYYDDVAREFKTYKTLKIEGGSKVPQSVFDEAWSKSNWQEGTTIQFIDWSDVHLSEEYGDAYLNEFIPDKTLIYKSIILRPRFKRNVTIKLDAGDGRLIFEESKEFKSYSQDKYEVEISRWATKDADKYNDYQPTGWKDSTTGEIYALGQTVKLDYSTTLTAIYQATPKTYTVNVSTPYGVLLNGEKTDKFSGGYDDYLAFVEKYNNYTPADVEGEGYTLVFKGSSSKASEDGLTLDIAFDRWQKVIHKHTLKLDANGGKLTGSDERTADYGTEIKLSDMATASKTDDLRDYIFGGWKDEDGNIYGADDIITLTKDTTLTAVWKNGAYKEYTITFVLDSKTIKRVTYHYGDALPVFDAPKEADGYIFGGWSWFGTEGALSGQPDTMPASTLTAIGTTTKCYISYEFDGTVYGTKEVGKIGDTITLIAKPEKDYYDVTEWSADGITVTDGKFVMPARNVTFKATSSPKFYNVNMTVDGSASSDSPMKAQYMSTVTLPEPPKKSGYTYYWQSDDVAIYEESGEYKFTMPHNDVSVECVYTTATYNVYYMIDGEATPYMTITDVPAGKEMFAYIDPPRKEGYLFNETWICTDVSLVNKEGRYTMPDRDVYFCGRFAKNDDTMVMLGVEVYVDGNPETHYMLYTNRGETVTLPDIFMDGYTKSYESDKLTVTNGNVTIPTGDDVFEVSLRINFTKS
- a CDS encoding TetR/AcrR family transcriptional regulator, encoding MKGLQPKGIARRNKMLLAAIQLFLEQGYEKTTTAQIARAAGMSPTSFFAAFENKEALLLTLTQIMFENQFAKARAFAKDMEPLMVYCLETSLQIYITELSEPLREIYVMAYTLPSTTEYILKSTAVQIKAIFSPFMPDAEDKDFYEMDIASGSIMRGFMARKCDMYFTVQKKIERFLECCLKLYDVPKEKRASLIEAVLAFDLHSVAKRLIDEIIAKAETGLEKAIESSINEKNENG
- a CDS encoding ABC transporter permease, producing MSGDLIQLWDKGVLLQGIWETIYLTFISSFVAYVFGLPIGVLLTVTDKDGIHPIPWLNKIIGILVNIFRSIPFIILMVACLPAAKFIVGTSLGNKAMIVMLVIAAIPYVARMTESSFKEVDKGVIEAAQAMGSSTLKIIYKVLIPEAKPALMVGAVISLVTILGYSAMAGTIGGGGLGMIAISFGYQRFNNDIVWICVLLTVIIVQLIQEFGMLIARKADKRINK
- a CDS encoding MetQ/NlpA family ABC transporter substrate-binding protein, translated to MKKILSLILTAALAGVTLTACSSNGTSSTASSNDASSADTSSAASSAAESSADTDNVIKIGATATPHGEILEFVKDKLAKEGYDLQITIYDDYVLPNNAVASGELDANYHQHTPYLNNYNEKNGTDIVPAALIHYEPFGLYGNGVEKPADVKEGASIIIPADDSNETRALLLLQQEGLIELPEGANAKDGVTTLDIKDDHGYKITTVQADTVAAQFANSDAGSLAVINGNYALAAGLDISKALAVEDASGDAAQTYANIVAVKSGNENLPKIQALIKALKSDDVKNFINEKYNGAVVAIF
- a CDS encoding ATP-binding cassette domain-containing protein, which gives rise to MGGYMIELKNLEKTYRTSKGSVTAIKDINITINDGEIFGIIGLSGAGKSTLVRCINYLERPTSGQVIIDGKELGSLKTKELLKTRQNIGMVFQGFNLLAQRNVIKNICYPLEIAGMKKADAVKRAESLLELVGLSDKAKAYPSQLSGGQKQRVAIARALAAKTHYLLCDEATSALDPDTTRSVLELLKKINRTLGVTIIVITHEMKVIDSICDRVAVLDNSTVAEIGDVRTVFANPKSDIAKKLIMPQGELPVTSEHGKKIRIIYNGENSSKSLLSDMILKCNTPVNILHADTKDIDGKAYGQILVQLPDDDTSAEKITAYLKANSVTYSQV